One Etheostoma cragini isolate CJK2018 chromosome 18, CSU_Ecrag_1.0, whole genome shotgun sequence DNA window includes the following coding sequences:
- the snap91b gene encoding clathrin coat assembly protein AP180 isoform X11, with product MSGQTLTDRIAAAQHQLTGSDMARAVCKATTHEVMAPKKKHLEYLVSATNTTNVNIPQMADTLFERATNASWVVVFKALVTSHHMCVHGNERFIQYLASRTSLFNLSNFIDKTGSHGYDMSTFIRRYGRYLNEKAFAYRQMAFDFTRVKKGAEGVMRTMTTEKLLKGMPVLQTQIDTLLEFDVHPKELNNGIINAAFLLLFKDLVKLFASYNDGVINLLEKYFKMKKSDCKEALEIYKRFLTRVTKIGEFMKLAETVGVEKNDIPDINYAPSSILESLETHMNGLEDVKGGKKGEGSPTKGSPTNNVSPTSTPAKSSNAVPTLQPPPGESAAAAAAAAAEPAEDSLLDLDPLSSSGPSGQSAAPTSWGDLLGSEMGDSLLSEPTLTAEPAPSSAAATPTPAAAEPGVSLAPPTSTAAATSPGATNMDLLGDAFATSAPSTEASAAAAEGGATATTAPSANAGAESTGGDAPAAAAPAAPGAELMSDLTMGTSAAPQPGAPGAHMMRPGFPATGATPGAPMSPGAAQSPRKPAPPRNALDDLNIKDFM from the exons ACCTGGTGTCagccaccaacaccaccaacgTGAACATCCCTCAGATGGCGGACACACTGTTTGAACGAGCCACCAATGCCAGCTGGGTGGTCGTCTTCAAGGCCCTTGTCACCAGTCATCACATGTGTGTCCACGGCAACGAG agGTTCATTCAGTACTTGGCTTCCAGGACCTCCCTCTTCAATCTCAGCAATTTTATCGACAAAACCGGCTCTCACG GATATGACATGTCTACATTCATCAGACGATATGGACGATACCTGAACGAGAAAGCCTTCGCCTACCGCCAGATGGCTTTTGATTTCACCAGAGTTAAGAAGGG TGCTGAGGGTGTGATGAGGACCATGACCACAGAGAAGCTGTTGAAAGGCATGCCTGTTCTGCAGACTCAGATTGACACACTCCTGGAGTTTGAT GTTCATCCCAAGGAACTGAACAATGGGATCATCAATGCTGCATTCCTGCTTCTCTTCAAGGACCTGGTCAAACTGTTTGCATCCTACAATGATGGAGTCATCAACCTATTAG AGAAATACTTCAAGATGAAGAAGAGTGACTGTAAGGAGGCCTTAGAGATCTACAAGAGGTTCCTGACCAGGGTGACAAAGATTGGGGAATTCATGAAGCTGGCTGAG ACCGTTGGAGTGGAGAAAAACGACATTCCTGACATCAACTAC gCTCCCAGCAGTATCCTGGAGAGTCTGGAAACACACATGAATGGTCTGGAGGATGTGAAGGGTGGAAAGAAGGG GGAAGG GTCGCCAACAAAG GGGTCTCCGACAAACAACGTGTCTCCAACATCGACTCCGGCCAAATCTTCAAACGCTGTTCCCACACTGCAGCCTCCTCCTGGGGAgagcgctgctgctgctgctgctgctgctgccgagCCAGCTGAAGA TTCCTTGTTGGACCTGGATCCACTGTCCTCCTCGGGTCCCTCAGGACAATCAGCTGCCCCCACGTCTTGGGGAG ATCTCCTTGGATCAG AAATGGGCGATTCCTTGCTATCTGAACCAACCCTCACAGCAGAGCCCGCCccctcctctgcagcagcaACGCCCACTCCTGCAGCCGCAGAACCTGGAGTCTCTCTAGCTCCTCCCACTAGCACAGCCGCCGCCACCTCCCCTGGCGCCACCAATATGGATCTGTTGGGAG ATGCCTTTGCAACATCTGCTCCTTCTACTGAGGCCTCTGCAGCAGCCGCTGAAGGTGGGGCCACCGCCACAACCGCCCCTTCTGCCAACGCTGGAGCTG AGTCCACAGGGGGAGATGccccagctgctgctgctcccgcTGCCCCCGGTGCTGAGCTTATGTCAG ATCTCACAATGGGAACCTCAGCGGCACCTCAG CCCGGGGCACCAGGAGCTCACATGATGAGGCCAGGCTTCCCTGCCACTGGAGCAACCCCCGGAGCACCG ATGTCTCCCGGAGCGGCCCAGAGCCCCAGAAAGCCTGCACCACCGAGGAACGCTCTGGATGACCTCAACATTAAGGACTTCATGTAG
- the snap91b gene encoding clathrin coat assembly protein AP180 isoform X7, which produces MSGQTLTDRIAAAQHQLTGSDMARAVCKATTHEVMAPKKKHLEYLVSATNTTNVNIPQMADTLFERATNASWVVVFKALVTSHHMCVHGNERFIQYLASRTSLFNLSNFIDKTGSHGYDMSTFIRRYGRYLNEKAFAYRQMAFDFTRVKKGAEGVMRTMTTEKLLKGMPVLQTQIDTLLEFDVHPKELNNGIINAAFLLLFKDLVKLFASYNDGVINLLEKYFKMKKSDCKEALEIYKRFLTRVTKIGEFMKLAETVGVEKNDIPDINYAPSSILESLETHMNGLEDVKGGKKGEGSPTKGSPTNNVSPTSTPAKSSNAVPTLQPPPGESAAAAAAAAAEPAEDSLLDLDPLSSSGPSGQSAAPTSWGDLLGSEMGDSLLSEPTLTAEPAPSSAAATPTPAAAEPGVSLAPPTSTAAATSPGATNMDLLGDAFATSAPSTEASAAAAEGGATATTAPSANAGAESTGGDAPAAAAPAAPGAELMSDLTMGTSAAPQVAPPCWGAPMTVPMGVPHFMGTHPSFSMPGAPGAHMMRPGFPATGATPGAPMSPGAAQSPRKPAPPRNALDDLNIKDFM; this is translated from the exons ACCTGGTGTCagccaccaacaccaccaacgTGAACATCCCTCAGATGGCGGACACACTGTTTGAACGAGCCACCAATGCCAGCTGGGTGGTCGTCTTCAAGGCCCTTGTCACCAGTCATCACATGTGTGTCCACGGCAACGAG agGTTCATTCAGTACTTGGCTTCCAGGACCTCCCTCTTCAATCTCAGCAATTTTATCGACAAAACCGGCTCTCACG GATATGACATGTCTACATTCATCAGACGATATGGACGATACCTGAACGAGAAAGCCTTCGCCTACCGCCAGATGGCTTTTGATTTCACCAGAGTTAAGAAGGG TGCTGAGGGTGTGATGAGGACCATGACCACAGAGAAGCTGTTGAAAGGCATGCCTGTTCTGCAGACTCAGATTGACACACTCCTGGAGTTTGAT GTTCATCCCAAGGAACTGAACAATGGGATCATCAATGCTGCATTCCTGCTTCTCTTCAAGGACCTGGTCAAACTGTTTGCATCCTACAATGATGGAGTCATCAACCTATTAG AGAAATACTTCAAGATGAAGAAGAGTGACTGTAAGGAGGCCTTAGAGATCTACAAGAGGTTCCTGACCAGGGTGACAAAGATTGGGGAATTCATGAAGCTGGCTGAG ACCGTTGGAGTGGAGAAAAACGACATTCCTGACATCAACTAC gCTCCCAGCAGTATCCTGGAGAGTCTGGAAACACACATGAATGGTCTGGAGGATGTGAAGGGTGGAAAGAAGGG GGAAGG GTCGCCAACAAAG GGGTCTCCGACAAACAACGTGTCTCCAACATCGACTCCGGCCAAATCTTCAAACGCTGTTCCCACACTGCAGCCTCCTCCTGGGGAgagcgctgctgctgctgctgctgctgctgccgagCCAGCTGAAGA TTCCTTGTTGGACCTGGATCCACTGTCCTCCTCGGGTCCCTCAGGACAATCAGCTGCCCCCACGTCTTGGGGAG ATCTCCTTGGATCAG AAATGGGCGATTCCTTGCTATCTGAACCAACCCTCACAGCAGAGCCCGCCccctcctctgcagcagcaACGCCCACTCCTGCAGCCGCAGAACCTGGAGTCTCTCTAGCTCCTCCCACTAGCACAGCCGCCGCCACCTCCCCTGGCGCCACCAATATGGATCTGTTGGGAG ATGCCTTTGCAACATCTGCTCCTTCTACTGAGGCCTCTGCAGCAGCCGCTGAAGGTGGGGCCACCGCCACAACCGCCCCTTCTGCCAACGCTGGAGCTG AGTCCACAGGGGGAGATGccccagctgctgctgctcccgcTGCCCCCGGTGCTGAGCTTATGTCAG ATCTCACAATGGGAACCTCAGCGGCACCTCAGGTAGCTCCCCCCTGTTGGGGTGCTCCCATG ACCGTACCAATGGGTGTTCCTCATTTTATGGGGACTCACCCCAGCTTCAGCATG CCCGGGGCACCAGGAGCTCACATGATGAGGCCAGGCTTCCCTGCCACTGGAGCAACCCCCGGAGCACCG ATGTCTCCCGGAGCGGCCCAGAGCCCCAGAAAGCCTGCACCACCGAGGAACGCTCTGGATGACCTCAACATTAAGGACTTCATGTAG
- the snap91b gene encoding clathrin coat assembly protein AP180 isoform X5: MSGQTLTDRIAAAQHQLTGSDMARAVCKATTHEVMAPKKKHLEYLVSATNTTNVNIPQMADTLFERATNASWVVVFKALVTSHHMCVHGNERFIQYLASRTSLFNLSNFIDKTGSHGYDMSTFIRRYGRYLNEKAFAYRQMAFDFTRVKKGAEGVMRTMTTEKLLKGMPVLQTQIDTLLEFDVHPKELNNGIINAAFLLLFKDLVKLFASYNDGVINLLEKYFKMKKSDCKEALEIYKRFLTRVTKIGEFMKLAETVGVEKNDIPDINYAPSSILESLETHMNGLEDVKGGKKGEGSPTKGSPTNNVSPTSTPAKSSNAVPTLQPPPGESAAAAAAAAAEPAEDSLLDLDPLSSSGPSGQSAAPTSWGDLLGSEMGDSLLSEPTLTAEPAPSSAAATPTPAAAEPGVSLAPPTSTAAATSPGATNMDLLGDAFATSAPSTEASAAAAEGGATATTAPSANAGAESTGGDAPAAAAPAAPGAELMSGDVMKPTMTPQAGDVDTSMANMASNLTMGTSAAPQVAPPCWGAPMPGAPGAHMMRPGFPATGATPGAPMSPGAAQSPRKPAPPRNALDDLNIKDFM, encoded by the exons ACCTGGTGTCagccaccaacaccaccaacgTGAACATCCCTCAGATGGCGGACACACTGTTTGAACGAGCCACCAATGCCAGCTGGGTGGTCGTCTTCAAGGCCCTTGTCACCAGTCATCACATGTGTGTCCACGGCAACGAG agGTTCATTCAGTACTTGGCTTCCAGGACCTCCCTCTTCAATCTCAGCAATTTTATCGACAAAACCGGCTCTCACG GATATGACATGTCTACATTCATCAGACGATATGGACGATACCTGAACGAGAAAGCCTTCGCCTACCGCCAGATGGCTTTTGATTTCACCAGAGTTAAGAAGGG TGCTGAGGGTGTGATGAGGACCATGACCACAGAGAAGCTGTTGAAAGGCATGCCTGTTCTGCAGACTCAGATTGACACACTCCTGGAGTTTGAT GTTCATCCCAAGGAACTGAACAATGGGATCATCAATGCTGCATTCCTGCTTCTCTTCAAGGACCTGGTCAAACTGTTTGCATCCTACAATGATGGAGTCATCAACCTATTAG AGAAATACTTCAAGATGAAGAAGAGTGACTGTAAGGAGGCCTTAGAGATCTACAAGAGGTTCCTGACCAGGGTGACAAAGATTGGGGAATTCATGAAGCTGGCTGAG ACCGTTGGAGTGGAGAAAAACGACATTCCTGACATCAACTAC gCTCCCAGCAGTATCCTGGAGAGTCTGGAAACACACATGAATGGTCTGGAGGATGTGAAGGGTGGAAAGAAGGG GGAAGG GTCGCCAACAAAG GGGTCTCCGACAAACAACGTGTCTCCAACATCGACTCCGGCCAAATCTTCAAACGCTGTTCCCACACTGCAGCCTCCTCCTGGGGAgagcgctgctgctgctgctgctgctgctgccgagCCAGCTGAAGA TTCCTTGTTGGACCTGGATCCACTGTCCTCCTCGGGTCCCTCAGGACAATCAGCTGCCCCCACGTCTTGGGGAG ATCTCCTTGGATCAG AAATGGGCGATTCCTTGCTATCTGAACCAACCCTCACAGCAGAGCCCGCCccctcctctgcagcagcaACGCCCACTCCTGCAGCCGCAGAACCTGGAGTCTCTCTAGCTCCTCCCACTAGCACAGCCGCCGCCACCTCCCCTGGCGCCACCAATATGGATCTGTTGGGAG ATGCCTTTGCAACATCTGCTCCTTCTACTGAGGCCTCTGCAGCAGCCGCTGAAGGTGGGGCCACCGCCACAACCGCCCCTTCTGCCAACGCTGGAGCTG AGTCCACAGGGGGAGATGccccagctgctgctgctcccgcTGCCCCCGGTGCTGAGCTTATGTCAG GCGATGTAATGAAGCCCACTATGACCCCTCAGGCGGGGGATGTTGACACCTCCATGGCTAACATGGCAAGTA ATCTCACAATGGGAACCTCAGCGGCACCTCAGGTAGCTCCCCCCTGTTGGGGTGCTCCCATG CCCGGGGCACCAGGAGCTCACATGATGAGGCCAGGCTTCCCTGCCACTGGAGCAACCCCCGGAGCACCG ATGTCTCCCGGAGCGGCCCAGAGCCCCAGAAAGCCTGCACCACCGAGGAACGCTCTGGATGACCTCAACATTAAGGACTTCATGTAG
- the snap91b gene encoding clathrin coat assembly protein AP180 isoform X10 has protein sequence MSGQTLTDRIAAAQHQLTGSDMARAVCKATTHEVMAPKKKHLEYLVSATNTTNVNIPQMADTLFERATNASWVVVFKALVTSHHMCVHGNERFIQYLASRTSLFNLSNFIDKTGSHGYDMSTFIRRYGRYLNEKAFAYRQMAFDFTRVKKGAEGVMRTMTTEKLLKGMPVLQTQIDTLLEFDVHPKELNNGIINAAFLLLFKDLVKLFASYNDGVINLLEKYFKMKKSDCKEALEIYKRFLTRVTKIGEFMKLAETVGVEKNDIPDINYAPSSILESLETHMNGLEDVKGGKKGEGSPTKGSPTNNVSPTSTPAKSSNAVPTLQPPPGESAAAAAAAAAEPAEDSLLDLDPLSSSGPSGQSAAPTSWGDLLGSEMGDSLLSEPTLTAEPAPSSAAATPTPAAAEPGVSLAPPTSTAAATSPGATNMDLLGDAFATSAPSTEASAAAAEGGATATTAPSANAGAESTGGDAPAAAAPAAPGAELMSDLTMGTSAAPQVAPPCWGAPMPGAPGAHMMRPGFPATGATPGAPMSPGAAQSPRKPAPPRNALDDLNIKDFM, from the exons ACCTGGTGTCagccaccaacaccaccaacgTGAACATCCCTCAGATGGCGGACACACTGTTTGAACGAGCCACCAATGCCAGCTGGGTGGTCGTCTTCAAGGCCCTTGTCACCAGTCATCACATGTGTGTCCACGGCAACGAG agGTTCATTCAGTACTTGGCTTCCAGGACCTCCCTCTTCAATCTCAGCAATTTTATCGACAAAACCGGCTCTCACG GATATGACATGTCTACATTCATCAGACGATATGGACGATACCTGAACGAGAAAGCCTTCGCCTACCGCCAGATGGCTTTTGATTTCACCAGAGTTAAGAAGGG TGCTGAGGGTGTGATGAGGACCATGACCACAGAGAAGCTGTTGAAAGGCATGCCTGTTCTGCAGACTCAGATTGACACACTCCTGGAGTTTGAT GTTCATCCCAAGGAACTGAACAATGGGATCATCAATGCTGCATTCCTGCTTCTCTTCAAGGACCTGGTCAAACTGTTTGCATCCTACAATGATGGAGTCATCAACCTATTAG AGAAATACTTCAAGATGAAGAAGAGTGACTGTAAGGAGGCCTTAGAGATCTACAAGAGGTTCCTGACCAGGGTGACAAAGATTGGGGAATTCATGAAGCTGGCTGAG ACCGTTGGAGTGGAGAAAAACGACATTCCTGACATCAACTAC gCTCCCAGCAGTATCCTGGAGAGTCTGGAAACACACATGAATGGTCTGGAGGATGTGAAGGGTGGAAAGAAGGG GGAAGG GTCGCCAACAAAG GGGTCTCCGACAAACAACGTGTCTCCAACATCGACTCCGGCCAAATCTTCAAACGCTGTTCCCACACTGCAGCCTCCTCCTGGGGAgagcgctgctgctgctgctgctgctgctgccgagCCAGCTGAAGA TTCCTTGTTGGACCTGGATCCACTGTCCTCCTCGGGTCCCTCAGGACAATCAGCTGCCCCCACGTCTTGGGGAG ATCTCCTTGGATCAG AAATGGGCGATTCCTTGCTATCTGAACCAACCCTCACAGCAGAGCCCGCCccctcctctgcagcagcaACGCCCACTCCTGCAGCCGCAGAACCTGGAGTCTCTCTAGCTCCTCCCACTAGCACAGCCGCCGCCACCTCCCCTGGCGCCACCAATATGGATCTGTTGGGAG ATGCCTTTGCAACATCTGCTCCTTCTACTGAGGCCTCTGCAGCAGCCGCTGAAGGTGGGGCCACCGCCACAACCGCCCCTTCTGCCAACGCTGGAGCTG AGTCCACAGGGGGAGATGccccagctgctgctgctcccgcTGCCCCCGGTGCTGAGCTTATGTCAG ATCTCACAATGGGAACCTCAGCGGCACCTCAGGTAGCTCCCCCCTGTTGGGGTGCTCCCATG CCCGGGGCACCAGGAGCTCACATGATGAGGCCAGGCTTCCCTGCCACTGGAGCAACCCCCGGAGCACCG ATGTCTCCCGGAGCGGCCCAGAGCCCCAGAAAGCCTGCACCACCGAGGAACGCTCTGGATGACCTCAACATTAAGGACTTCATGTAG
- the snap91b gene encoding clathrin coat assembly protein AP180 isoform X3 gives MSGQTLTDRIAAAQHQLTGSDMARAVCKATTHEVMAPKKKHLEYLVSATNTTNVNIPQMADTLFERATNASWVVVFKALVTSHHMCVHGNERFIQYLASRTSLFNLSNFIDKTGSHGYDMSTFIRRYGRYLNEKAFAYRQMAFDFTRVKKGAEGVMRTMTTEKLLKGMPVLQTQIDTLLEFDVHPKELNNGIINAAFLLLFKDLVKLFASYNDGVINLLEKYFKMKKSDCKEALEIYKRFLTRVTKIGEFMKLAETVGVEKNDIPDINYAPSSILESLETHMNGLEDVKGGKKGEGSPTKGSPTNNVSPTSTPAKSSNAVPTLQPPPGESAAAAAAAAAEPAEDSLLDLDPLSSSGPSGQSAAPTSWGDLLGSEMGDSLLSEPTLTAEPAPSSAAATPTPAAAEPGVSLAPPTSTAAATSPGATNMDLLGDAFATSAPSTEASAAAAEGGATATTAPSANAGAESTGGDAPAAAAPAAPGAELMSGDVMKPTMTPQAGDVDTSMANMASNLTMGTSAAPQVAPPCWGAPMTVPMGVPHFMGTHPSFSMPGAPGAHMMRPGFPATGATPGAPMSPGAAQSPRKPAPPRNALDDLNIKDFM, from the exons ACCTGGTGTCagccaccaacaccaccaacgTGAACATCCCTCAGATGGCGGACACACTGTTTGAACGAGCCACCAATGCCAGCTGGGTGGTCGTCTTCAAGGCCCTTGTCACCAGTCATCACATGTGTGTCCACGGCAACGAG agGTTCATTCAGTACTTGGCTTCCAGGACCTCCCTCTTCAATCTCAGCAATTTTATCGACAAAACCGGCTCTCACG GATATGACATGTCTACATTCATCAGACGATATGGACGATACCTGAACGAGAAAGCCTTCGCCTACCGCCAGATGGCTTTTGATTTCACCAGAGTTAAGAAGGG TGCTGAGGGTGTGATGAGGACCATGACCACAGAGAAGCTGTTGAAAGGCATGCCTGTTCTGCAGACTCAGATTGACACACTCCTGGAGTTTGAT GTTCATCCCAAGGAACTGAACAATGGGATCATCAATGCTGCATTCCTGCTTCTCTTCAAGGACCTGGTCAAACTGTTTGCATCCTACAATGATGGAGTCATCAACCTATTAG AGAAATACTTCAAGATGAAGAAGAGTGACTGTAAGGAGGCCTTAGAGATCTACAAGAGGTTCCTGACCAGGGTGACAAAGATTGGGGAATTCATGAAGCTGGCTGAG ACCGTTGGAGTGGAGAAAAACGACATTCCTGACATCAACTAC gCTCCCAGCAGTATCCTGGAGAGTCTGGAAACACACATGAATGGTCTGGAGGATGTGAAGGGTGGAAAGAAGGG GGAAGG GTCGCCAACAAAG GGGTCTCCGACAAACAACGTGTCTCCAACATCGACTCCGGCCAAATCTTCAAACGCTGTTCCCACACTGCAGCCTCCTCCTGGGGAgagcgctgctgctgctgctgctgctgctgccgagCCAGCTGAAGA TTCCTTGTTGGACCTGGATCCACTGTCCTCCTCGGGTCCCTCAGGACAATCAGCTGCCCCCACGTCTTGGGGAG ATCTCCTTGGATCAG AAATGGGCGATTCCTTGCTATCTGAACCAACCCTCACAGCAGAGCCCGCCccctcctctgcagcagcaACGCCCACTCCTGCAGCCGCAGAACCTGGAGTCTCTCTAGCTCCTCCCACTAGCACAGCCGCCGCCACCTCCCCTGGCGCCACCAATATGGATCTGTTGGGAG ATGCCTTTGCAACATCTGCTCCTTCTACTGAGGCCTCTGCAGCAGCCGCTGAAGGTGGGGCCACCGCCACAACCGCCCCTTCTGCCAACGCTGGAGCTG AGTCCACAGGGGGAGATGccccagctgctgctgctcccgcTGCCCCCGGTGCTGAGCTTATGTCAG GCGATGTAATGAAGCCCACTATGACCCCTCAGGCGGGGGATGTTGACACCTCCATGGCTAACATGGCAAGTA ATCTCACAATGGGAACCTCAGCGGCACCTCAGGTAGCTCCCCCCTGTTGGGGTGCTCCCATG ACCGTACCAATGGGTGTTCCTCATTTTATGGGGACTCACCCCAGCTTCAGCATG CCCGGGGCACCAGGAGCTCACATGATGAGGCCAGGCTTCCCTGCCACTGGAGCAACCCCCGGAGCACCG ATGTCTCCCGGAGCGGCCCAGAGCCCCAGAAAGCCTGCACCACCGAGGAACGCTCTGGATGACCTCAACATTAAGGACTTCATGTAG
- the snap91b gene encoding clathrin coat assembly protein AP180 isoform X12, with protein sequence MSGQTLTDRIAAAQHQLTGSDMARAVCKATTHEVMAPKKKHLEYLVSATNTTNVNIPQMADTLFERATNASWVVVFKALVTSHHMCVHGNERFIQYLASRTSLFNLSNFIDKTGSHGYDMSTFIRRYGRYLNEKAFAYRQMAFDFTRVKKGAEGVMRTMTTEKLLKGMPVLQTQIDTLLEFDVHPKELNNGIINAAFLLLFKDLVKLFASYNDGVINLLEKYFKMKKSDCKEALEIYKRFLTRVTKIGEFMKLAETVGVEKNDIPDINYAPSSILESLETHMNGLEDVKGGKKGEGSPTKGSPTNNVSPTSTPAKSSNAVPTLQPPPGESAAAAAAAAAEPAEDSLLDLDPLSSSGPSGQSAAPTSWGDLLGSDAFATSAPSTEASAAAAEGGATATTAPSANAGAESTGGDAPAAAAPAAPGAELMSVFDGLGDVMKPTMTPQAGDVDTSMANMASNLTMGTSAAPQVAPPCWGAPMTVPMGVPHFMGTHPSFSMPGAPGAHMMRPGFPATGATPGAPMSPGAAQSPRKPAPPRNALDDLNIKDFM encoded by the exons ACCTGGTGTCagccaccaacaccaccaacgTGAACATCCCTCAGATGGCGGACACACTGTTTGAACGAGCCACCAATGCCAGCTGGGTGGTCGTCTTCAAGGCCCTTGTCACCAGTCATCACATGTGTGTCCACGGCAACGAG agGTTCATTCAGTACTTGGCTTCCAGGACCTCCCTCTTCAATCTCAGCAATTTTATCGACAAAACCGGCTCTCACG GATATGACATGTCTACATTCATCAGACGATATGGACGATACCTGAACGAGAAAGCCTTCGCCTACCGCCAGATGGCTTTTGATTTCACCAGAGTTAAGAAGGG TGCTGAGGGTGTGATGAGGACCATGACCACAGAGAAGCTGTTGAAAGGCATGCCTGTTCTGCAGACTCAGATTGACACACTCCTGGAGTTTGAT GTTCATCCCAAGGAACTGAACAATGGGATCATCAATGCTGCATTCCTGCTTCTCTTCAAGGACCTGGTCAAACTGTTTGCATCCTACAATGATGGAGTCATCAACCTATTAG AGAAATACTTCAAGATGAAGAAGAGTGACTGTAAGGAGGCCTTAGAGATCTACAAGAGGTTCCTGACCAGGGTGACAAAGATTGGGGAATTCATGAAGCTGGCTGAG ACCGTTGGAGTGGAGAAAAACGACATTCCTGACATCAACTAC gCTCCCAGCAGTATCCTGGAGAGTCTGGAAACACACATGAATGGTCTGGAGGATGTGAAGGGTGGAAAGAAGGG GGAAGG GTCGCCAACAAAG GGGTCTCCGACAAACAACGTGTCTCCAACATCGACTCCGGCCAAATCTTCAAACGCTGTTCCCACACTGCAGCCTCCTCCTGGGGAgagcgctgctgctgctgctgctgctgctgccgagCCAGCTGAAGA TTCCTTGTTGGACCTGGATCCACTGTCCTCCTCGGGTCCCTCAGGACAATCAGCTGCCCCCACGTCTTGGGGAG ATCTCCTTGGATCAG ATGCCTTTGCAACATCTGCTCCTTCTACTGAGGCCTCTGCAGCAGCCGCTGAAGGTGGGGCCACCGCCACAACCGCCCCTTCTGCCAACGCTGGAGCTG AGTCCACAGGGGGAGATGccccagctgctgctgctcccgcTGCCCCCGGTGCTGAGCTTATGTCAG TCTTTGATGGACTAGGCGATGTAATGAAGCCCACTATGACCCCTCAGGCGGGGGATGTTGACACCTCCATGGCTAACATGGCAAGTA ATCTCACAATGGGAACCTCAGCGGCACCTCAGGTAGCTCCCCCCTGTTGGGGTGCTCCCATG ACCGTACCAATGGGTGTTCCTCATTTTATGGGGACTCACCCCAGCTTCAGCATG CCCGGGGCACCAGGAGCTCACATGATGAGGCCAGGCTTCCCTGCCACTGGAGCAACCCCCGGAGCACCG ATGTCTCCCGGAGCGGCCCAGAGCCCCAGAAAGCCTGCACCACCGAGGAACGCTCTGGATGACCTCAACATTAAGGACTTCATGTAG